In the Bradyrhizobium guangzhouense genome, one interval contains:
- the recG gene encoding ATP-dependent DNA helicase RecG, whose protein sequence is MRPSLLNPLFAPVTSLPGVGPKQDKLLQYLLSRSETPRLVDLLLHLPSQVIDRRARPKIRDAGVGTMVTLEVTVDRHRPPPPRNARAPYLVYASDDTGDVVLTFFRAKPGYVEKLLPMGEKRFVSGTLQMYDGIPQIVHPDRVLDEEAISKLSGIDPVYPLTEGLALGSLRRAIAQALQKLPPLPEWISPDVLRRCNFPPVAEALNRVHQPVELTDILPDQRFWSRLAFDELLAGQLALALIRAQLRRPAGVRNAGDGHLRNKIIDALPYALTPSQRNAAAAIADDLKQPVRMLRLLQGDVGSGKTVVALLAASAVAEVGKQAALMAPTEILARQHIKTIAPLAERAGMRVAILTGREKGKERREIITQLAEGEIDLLVGTHALIQDDVIFRDLALAIVDEQHRFGVRERLALTSKGEAVDVLVLSATPIPRTLVLTYFGDMDISELREKPAGRQPIDTRAVAMNRLGEVMDGVGRALDAGKLVYWICPLVEESEAEGSEHLTNATKRFESLQKRFGDRVGLVHGQMKGAEKDRVMGQFAAHEIGLLVATTVVEVGVDVPAATIMVIENAERFGLAQLHQLRGRIGRGSEASTCILLYSEPLGEMSKARLKVIRETTDGFRIAEEDLKLRGEGDVLGVRQSGLPGYRIARSEVHGQLITQARDEALRIMKDDPKLKGERGEALRCLLYLYERDEAIPLIGAG, encoded by the coding sequence ATGCGCCCCAGCCTGCTCAATCCGCTGTTTGCTCCCGTGACCAGCCTGCCCGGCGTCGGTCCGAAGCAGGACAAGCTGTTGCAATATCTGCTCAGCCGGAGCGAGACGCCGCGGCTGGTGGATCTGCTCCTGCATCTGCCGAGCCAGGTGATCGACCGCCGGGCCCGGCCGAAGATCCGCGACGCCGGCGTTGGAACCATGGTGACGCTGGAGGTGACCGTCGATCGCCACCGCCCGCCTCCGCCGCGCAACGCGCGCGCGCCCTATCTGGTCTATGCCAGCGACGATACCGGCGATGTCGTGCTGACCTTTTTCCGCGCAAAGCCCGGCTATGTCGAGAAGCTGTTGCCAATGGGCGAGAAGCGCTTCGTCTCCGGCACGCTGCAGATGTATGACGGCATCCCGCAGATCGTGCATCCCGACCGTGTGCTGGACGAGGAAGCGATCTCGAAACTGTCCGGGATTGATCCGGTCTATCCGCTCACCGAGGGTCTCGCGCTCGGCTCGCTCCGCCGCGCCATCGCGCAGGCGCTGCAGAAGCTGCCGCCCCTGCCAGAATGGATCAGCCCTGACGTGCTGCGCCGCTGCAATTTCCCGCCAGTCGCAGAAGCACTCAATCGCGTGCACCAGCCGGTCGAGCTGACGGACATCCTGCCCGATCAGCGCTTCTGGTCGCGCCTGGCCTTCGACGAGCTGCTGGCCGGCCAGCTCGCGCTCGCCTTGATCCGGGCTCAATTGCGGCGGCCTGCCGGCGTACGCAATGCCGGCGACGGGCATTTGCGCAACAAGATCATCGACGCCCTGCCCTATGCGCTGACACCCTCCCAGCGCAACGCTGCTGCGGCTATCGCCGACGATCTGAAGCAGCCGGTGCGCATGCTCCGCCTGCTCCAGGGCGATGTCGGCTCCGGCAAGACGGTGGTGGCGCTGCTGGCAGCTAGCGCCGTCGCTGAGGTCGGCAAGCAGGCCGCGCTGATGGCGCCGACCGAAATCCTGGCGCGCCAGCATATCAAGACCATCGCCCCGCTCGCCGAGCGCGCCGGCATGCGGGTCGCCATCCTCACCGGCCGCGAAAAGGGCAAGGAGCGGCGCGAGATCATCACCCAGCTTGCCGAAGGCGAGATCGACCTGCTCGTCGGCACCCACGCACTGATCCAGGACGATGTCATCTTCAGGGATCTGGCGCTCGCGATCGTCGACGAGCAGCACCGCTTCGGCGTGCGCGAGCGGCTGGCGCTGACGTCGAAGGGGGAAGCGGTCGACGTTCTCGTGCTGAGCGCAACGCCCATTCCGCGCACGCTGGTGCTCACCTATTTCGGCGACATGGACATCAGCGAACTCCGCGAAAAGCCCGCCGGCCGCCAGCCGATCGACACCCGCGCCGTTGCCATGAACCGGCTCGGTGAAGTCATGGATGGCGTCGGCCGCGCGCTCGACGCAGGCAAGCTGGTCTACTGGATCTGCCCCCTGGTCGAGGAGTCCGAAGCCGAGGGCAGCGAGCATCTCACCAACGCAACGAAACGTTTCGAGAGCTTGCAGAAGCGCTTTGGCGATCGCGTCGGCCTCGTGCACGGCCAGATGAAGGGCGCGGAGAAAGATCGCGTCATGGGCCAGTTCGCCGCCCACGAGATCGGCCTTCTGGTCGCGACAACAGTGGTCGAGGTCGGCGTCGACGTGCCGGCCGCGACCATCATGGTGATCGAGAATGCCGAACGCTTCGGCCTCGCCCAGCTGCACCAGCTGCGCGGCCGCATCGGCCGCGGCTCGGAGGCCTCGACCTGCATCCTGCTCTACAGCGAACCGCTCGGCGAGATGTCGAAGGCGCGGCTGAAAGTGATCCGCGAGACCACCGACGGCTTTCGCATCGCCGAGGAGGACCTGAAGCTGCGCGGCGAAGGCGACGTTCTCGGCGTGCGCCAGAGCGGCCTGCCCGGCTACCGCATCGCGCGCTCGGAGGTCCACGGCCAGCTCATCACGCAGGCCCGAGACGAGGCGCTGCGCATCATGAAGGACGACCCGAAACTGAAGGGCGAGCGCGGCGAAGCGCTGCGCTGCCTGCTGTATCTCTACGAGCGGGACGAGGCGATTCCGTTGATCGGAGCCGGTTGA
- a CDS encoding sensor histidine kinase, with protein MKLIGGTAIVLYAPDGQQIVNTRLELNAPLPKRVEFEFERRAIETGRPQVSGLQRAVVDGQPIVTIAVPVRIGGEIRYALNIGLSTKYLSSLMDDYVSARMVGSIIDANGILLARRPLMDGDDLVGRPTIPEVMAHIGQPSAWWIKAVSRTGVPTYTSLLRSNQTGWSINLAVPRDVIDGPLHRTAEGIIALTLFTIALGLALARLLSRRFLAEFADLERYVGGLRSGARAPKPGTISEVNRMKKVLYHVGSELAGALKQQKALLDEINHRVKNTLGTVQSIARLSRASSNDLNEYAAAFEGRLLALSQAYNLLTENNWVGVSLVSIVRQTLAPYAGPERLEIDGPDILLPPKLTLAISAALQELSTNAAKYGAFSVASGKLHLSWNVDETGLVRLSWTERGGPLVHKPTRRGFGTKMITGMFAGEAGWSVSLDFNPGGLRCLMQFWSRDQADHDVTLMEAS; from the coding sequence GTGAAGCTGATCGGCGGGACAGCAATCGTCCTCTATGCGCCCGATGGCCAACAGATCGTCAACACGCGCCTTGAGCTCAATGCGCCGCTGCCAAAGCGCGTCGAATTCGAGTTCGAGCGACGGGCGATTGAAACCGGGCGACCTCAAGTGTCCGGTCTGCAGCGCGCGGTCGTCGACGGTCAGCCCATCGTCACGATCGCGGTGCCGGTCCGCATCGGCGGAGAGATCCGTTATGCGCTCAATATCGGCCTATCGACGAAGTATCTTTCCTCGTTGATGGACGACTACGTTTCCGCCCGAATGGTCGGCAGCATCATCGATGCGAACGGAATTCTGCTGGCAAGGCGGCCTTTGATGGACGGCGACGATCTGGTCGGCCGGCCAACCATTCCGGAGGTGATGGCCCATATCGGGCAGCCTTCCGCCTGGTGGATCAAAGCCGTATCGCGAACGGGCGTTCCGACCTACACATCGCTGTTGCGCTCCAATCAGACCGGCTGGTCGATCAATCTTGCCGTTCCGCGTGATGTCATCGACGGCCCGCTGCATCGGACGGCCGAGGGGATCATTGCGCTGACTCTTTTTACGATCGCACTGGGATTGGCGCTGGCGAGATTGTTGTCCCGCCGCTTCCTCGCCGAATTCGCCGACCTCGAACGATATGTCGGCGGCTTGCGCTCGGGTGCACGTGCTCCGAAGCCGGGCACGATCAGCGAAGTCAACCGGATGAAGAAGGTGCTGTATCACGTCGGCAGCGAACTCGCAGGCGCCTTGAAGCAGCAGAAGGCGCTCCTGGATGAAATCAATCACCGGGTGAAGAACACGCTCGGGACCGTCCAGTCGATCGCGCGTCTGTCACGTGCCAGTTCGAACGACCTGAACGAATACGCCGCCGCCTTCGAAGGCCGCCTCCTGGCCCTGTCGCAAGCCTACAATCTGCTGACCGAGAACAACTGGGTTGGCGTCAGCCTGGTATCCATCGTCAGACAGACGTTGGCTCCTTACGCCGGTCCTGAACGTCTCGAAATTGACGGCCCCGATATTCTGTTGCCGCCCAAACTCACGTTGGCGATTTCCGCCGCGCTCCAGGAGCTCAGCACGAACGCGGCAAAATACGGCGCCTTCTCGGTCGCGTCGGGCAAGCTGCACCTATCCTGGAATGTCGACGAGACAGGTTTGGTGCGGCTGTCCTGGACCGAGAGAGGTGGCCCGCTGGTCCACAAGCCCACGCGTCGCGGCTTTGGAACGAAGATGATCACCGGTATGTTCGCCGGCGAAGCCGGCTGGTCGGTCAGCCTGGATTTCAATCCGGGAGGACTTCGCTGTCTCATGCAGTTCTGGTCGCGCGACCAGGCCGACCACGATGTGACATTGATGGAAGCGAGCTAG
- the glmS gene encoding glutamine--fructose-6-phosphate transaminase (isomerizing) has translation MCGIVGILGREPVAEQLVDSLKRLEYRGYDSAGVATLEGKHLARRRAEGKLKNLEKRLEAEPLKGTTGIGHTRWATHGKPTVNNAHPHATDRVAVVHNGIIENFRELREELERKGTVFHTETDTEIVLHLVDDLLARGNKPVEAVKLTLGRLRGAFALGFIFAGDDDLMIGARNGPPLAIGYGDGEMYLGSDAIALGPFTDTISYLEDGDWVVLTRKGAAIFDKDGQAVERDKIRHAASTSLVDKANYRHFMAKEIHEQPEVVGHTLARYVDMATERVSLPVKLPFDFKDIQRINITACGTASYAGIVAKYWFERFARLPVEVDVASEFRYREAPLRKGDLAIFISQSGETADTLAALRYAKAEGAHTIGVVNVPTSTIARESETVLQTLAGPEIGVASTKAFTCQLMVLANLAIAAGKARGVLSDDDETKLVHGLVEIPRLMSDALTTELQIEKLAHRIAKSRDVLYLGRGTSFPLALEGALKLKEISYIHAEGYAAGELKHGPIALIDETMPVVVIAPYDRVFEKTVSNMQEVAARGGNIILMTDAKGAAEATVNSLVTIVMPDMAAAFTPMVYAVPVQLLAYHTAVVMGTDVDQPRNLAKSVTVE, from the coding sequence ATGTGCGGGATTGTCGGCATTCTCGGGCGTGAGCCGGTTGCAGAGCAATTGGTGGATTCGCTCAAACGTCTCGAATATCGCGGCTATGACTCCGCGGGCGTCGCCACGCTCGAAGGCAAGCATCTGGCGCGCCGCCGCGCCGAGGGCAAGCTGAAGAACCTGGAGAAGCGGCTGGAAGCCGAGCCGCTGAAGGGCACCACCGGCATCGGTCACACCCGCTGGGCCACCCACGGCAAGCCGACCGTCAACAATGCCCATCCGCATGCGACCGATCGCGTCGCGGTCGTGCATAACGGCATCATCGAGAATTTCCGCGAGTTGCGCGAGGAGCTCGAGAGGAAGGGCACGGTGTTCCACACCGAGACCGACACCGAGATCGTGCTGCACCTCGTCGACGATCTCCTCGCGCGGGGCAACAAACCCGTCGAGGCCGTAAAGCTCACGCTTGGACGGCTGCGCGGTGCCTTCGCGCTCGGCTTCATCTTCGCCGGCGACGACGACCTCATGATCGGCGCCCGCAACGGCCCGCCGCTCGCGATCGGCTATGGCGACGGCGAGATGTATCTCGGCTCGGACGCCATCGCGCTCGGCCCGTTCACCGACACGATCAGCTATCTCGAGGACGGCGACTGGGTGGTGCTGACCCGCAAGGGCGCCGCGATCTTCGACAAGGACGGTCAGGCCGTCGAACGCGACAAGATCAGGCATGCCGCCTCGACCTCGCTGGTCGACAAGGCGAACTACCGTCACTTCATGGCCAAGGAAATCCACGAGCAGCCGGAAGTGGTCGGCCACACGCTGGCGCGCTATGTCGACATGGCGACCGAGCGCGTCTCGCTGCCGGTCAAGCTGCCGTTCGACTTCAAGGACATCCAGCGCATCAACATCACGGCCTGCGGCACCGCGAGCTACGCCGGCATCGTCGCCAAATACTGGTTCGAGCGCTTTGCGCGCCTGCCGGTCGAGGTCGATGTCGCCTCCGAATTCCGCTACCGCGAAGCGCCGCTGCGCAAGGGCGATCTGGCGATCTTCATCTCGCAATCCGGCGAGACCGCCGACACCCTGGCGGCGCTGCGCTACGCCAAGGCGGAGGGCGCACACACGATCGGCGTCGTCAACGTGCCGACCTCGACGATCGCGCGCGAGAGCGAGACCGTGCTGCAGACGCTGGCCGGCCCCGAGATCGGCGTCGCCTCGACCAAGGCTTTCACCTGCCAACTCATGGTGCTGGCAAATCTGGCCATCGCGGCCGGCAAGGCGAGAGGCGTATTGTCCGATGACGACGAGACCAAGCTCGTCCACGGCCTCGTCGAGATCCCGCGTCTGATGTCGGACGCGCTCACCACCGAGCTTCAGATCGAGAAGCTCGCGCACCGGATCGCCAAATCCCGCGACGTGCTCTATCTCGGCCGCGGCACCAGCTTCCCGCTGGCGCTCGAAGGCGCGCTGAAGCTGAAGGAAATCTCCTACATCCACGCCGAAGGCTATGCGGCCGGCGAGCTCAAGCATGGTCCGATCGCGCTGATCGACGAGACCATGCCGGTCGTCGTGATCGCGCCCTATGACCGCGTGTTCGAGAAGACCGTCTCCAACATGCAGGAGGTCGCCGCCCGCGGCGGCAACATCATCCTGATGACGGACGCCAAGGGCGCGGCGGAGGCGACGGTGAATTCGCTCGTCACCATCGTCATGCCCGACATGGCCGCGGCTTTCACACCGATGGTCTACGCCGTCCCGGTCCAGTTGCTTGCCTATCATACGGCGGTCGTGATGGGCACCGATGTCGACCAGCCGCGCAATCTCGCCAAGTCGGTGACCGTGGAATAG
- a CDS encoding NAD(P)-dependent oxidoreductase has translation MSKTIAILAPGAMGSAVARRLSENGARVLTSLKGRSEATLKRAAVSGMIGAEDDAIADADIILSIVPPGEAEALAQRLAALIVKRNKKPVVVDCNAVNVDTVKRIEEIIGSAQAPFVDGGIIGFPPQPGGKSPAFYMSGAHARDIAVLRDFGLDIRIVEGPVGAASALKMSYAGIVKGLAGIGSAMVVAATKAGAADALRDELALSQPAILARLEVALPDMIPKAYRWIAEMHEISGFLGPDHPASQIYEGFAKWFEHLAADAGGDAVDASLLKAFAAGIAKKKV, from the coding sequence ATGTCGAAGACCATTGCGATCCTCGCGCCCGGTGCCATGGGCAGCGCGGTGGCCCGTCGCCTGAGCGAGAACGGCGCGCGTGTGCTGACGTCTTTGAAGGGACGCAGTGAGGCGACGCTGAAACGCGCGGCGGTTTCAGGCATGATCGGCGCCGAGGACGATGCGATCGCGGATGCCGATATCATTCTCTCGATCGTGCCGCCGGGCGAGGCGGAGGCACTGGCGCAGCGGCTCGCCGCATTGATCGTGAAGCGCAACAAGAAGCCGGTCGTGGTCGACTGCAACGCCGTCAATGTCGACACGGTGAAGCGGATCGAGGAGATCATCGGCTCGGCGCAGGCGCCCTTCGTCGACGGCGGCATCATCGGCTTCCCGCCGCAGCCGGGCGGCAAGAGCCCGGCCTTCTACATGTCCGGCGCGCACGCCAGGGATATCGCCGTGCTCAGGGATTTCGGGCTCGACATCCGCATCGTCGAAGGTCCGGTCGGTGCGGCCTCTGCGCTAAAAATGTCCTATGCCGGCATCGTCAAGGGTCTCGCCGGGATCGGCTCGGCCATGGTGGTCGCGGCGACCAAGGCGGGGGCCGCGGATGCGCTCCGCGACGAGCTCGCGCTCAGCCAGCCCGCGATCCTGGCGCGGCTCGAGGTCGCGCTGCCCGACATGATCCCGAAGGCCTATCGCTGGATCGCGGAGATGCACGAGATATCAGGCTTCCTCGGGCCCGATCATCCGGCAAGCCAGATCTACGAAGGCTTTGCCAAATGGTTCGAGCATCTGGCCGCCGATGCCGGGGGCGACGCGGTCGATGCGTCGCTGCTGAAGGCGTTCGCGGCCGGTATCGCGAAGAAGAAAGTCTGA
- the panE gene encoding 2-dehydropantoate 2-reductase translates to MRVLVIGAGALGGYYGACLVRAGADVTFLVRSARAAQLRRDGLQVKSPHGDFTVQPKILMANELREPFDVVLVGVKAYSLDDAMSEFAPAVGPGTMVLPILNGLKHIDALTARFGAACVLGGLANVSAGLDADGRVVQFMANQTIVFGETKGSLSERTLALEKLLNVRGIDVRASEAIMQDMWEKFVQLSTLAGITCLMRASIGDILAVPNGGQSIFRLFAECCTVATASGFEPRAPFIEFDRKLFTTMDSPLKASMLRDIERGSMTESEHILGDMANRARKLGIDTPLLDLARAHVAAYEVGRRRASGGS, encoded by the coding sequence ATGAGAGTATTGGTGATCGGCGCGGGAGCGCTCGGAGGCTATTACGGAGCCTGCTTGGTCCGAGCGGGCGCCGACGTGACTTTTCTGGTGCGGTCTGCCCGCGCGGCGCAATTGCGCCGCGATGGATTGCAGGTCAAGAGCCCGCACGGCGACTTCACCGTGCAGCCGAAGATCCTGATGGCGAACGAGCTGAGAGAGCCCTTCGACGTCGTTCTCGTCGGCGTGAAAGCCTATTCGCTCGATGACGCCATGAGCGAGTTTGCTCCGGCCGTTGGCCCGGGCACGATGGTTCTCCCCATCCTCAATGGATTGAAACATATCGACGCCCTGACCGCGCGGTTCGGCGCGGCGTGCGTCCTCGGTGGGTTGGCCAATGTCAGCGCCGGGCTCGATGCGGATGGCCGTGTCGTTCAGTTCATGGCCAACCAGACCATCGTCTTCGGCGAGACCAAGGGGTCGCTGAGCGAGCGCACGCTCGCTCTGGAGAAGCTGCTCAATGTCCGCGGGATCGACGTGCGCGCCAGCGAAGCGATCATGCAGGACATGTGGGAGAAGTTCGTCCAGCTCTCGACGCTCGCCGGCATCACCTGCCTGATGCGCGCCAGCATCGGCGACATCCTGGCGGTGCCGAACGGTGGGCAATCGATCTTCCGCCTGTTCGCGGAATGCTGCACGGTTGCGACCGCCTCGGGATTTGAGCCGCGCGCCCCGTTCATCGAGTTCGACCGAAAACTGTTCACGACCATGGACTCACCGCTCAAGGCCTCGATGCTGCGCGACATCGAGCGCGGCTCGATGACCGAGTCCGAGCATATCCTGGGTGATATGGCCAATCGCGCCCGCAAGCTTGGCATCGACACGCCACTGCTGGATCTGGCACGGGCGCATGTGGCGGCCTATGAAGTCGGGCGGCGGAGAGCTTCAGGAGGGAGCTAG
- a CDS encoding succinate dehydrogenase assembly factor 2 — MTGTTRSSDGLDDRRKRLLFRCWHRGTREMDLILGRFADAEIGNLTEAELTELETLLEVNDPDLYAAITGDKLLPEDVTGALFARIKAYPIADGNL; from the coding sequence ATGACGGGAACGACACGATCGAGCGACGGGCTGGACGATCGCCGCAAGCGGCTGCTGTTCCGCTGCTGGCACCGCGGCACGCGCGAGATGGATTTGATCCTCGGCCGCTTCGCGGATGCCGAGATCGGCAACCTCACGGAGGCGGAGCTGACCGAGCTCGAGACCCTGCTCGAGGTCAACGATCCCGATCTCTATGCCGCCATCACGGGTGACAAGCTGCTGCCAGAAGATGTCACCGGCGCGCTGTTCGCCCGCATCAAGGCCTATCCGATCGCGGACGGCAATTTATGA
- a CDS encoding DUF502 domain-containing protein, with product MTARDDAPAPLDPAPEPHTGLMGRFRNYFLTGLIVTGPIAITLYLVWWFVTWVDGVVRPFVPLAYRPETYLPYGVPGWGLIVAFFTLTLVGFLAANLIGRTLVDVGETFLGRIPAVRAIYRGLKQVFETLFSGKGSSFRKVGLVEFPSPGMWSIVLISQSPNEEVSRSLPGQEEHVSVFLPCSPNPTTGFFFYVPKSKIIEVELTAEDAATLIMSAGVVQPGSAPDPKKAAALAGMANAARIANASTLQPEPAKAE from the coding sequence ATGACCGCCCGCGACGACGCGCCTGCGCCTCTTGATCCCGCCCCGGAACCGCATACCGGCCTGATGGGCCGGTTTCGCAACTATTTCCTGACCGGGCTGATCGTCACCGGCCCGATCGCGATCACGCTGTATCTGGTCTGGTGGTTCGTCACCTGGGTCGACGGCGTGGTGCGGCCATTCGTGCCGCTCGCCTACCGGCCGGAAACCTATCTGCCTTACGGCGTTCCCGGCTGGGGACTGATTGTCGCATTCTTCACGCTGACGCTGGTCGGCTTCCTCGCGGCGAACCTGATCGGCCGCACGCTGGTCGATGTCGGCGAGACGTTCCTCGGCCGGATCCCAGCGGTGCGCGCGATCTATCGTGGCCTGAAGCAGGTGTTCGAGACGTTGTTCTCGGGCAAGGGTTCGAGCTTCCGCAAAGTGGGCCTCGTCGAGTTTCCCTCGCCCGGCATGTGGTCGATCGTGCTGATCTCGCAATCGCCGAACGAAGAGGTCTCGCGCAGCCTGCCGGGGCAGGAGGAACATGTCTCGGTGTTTCTGCCGTGCTCGCCGAACCCCACTACCGGCTTCTTCTTCTATGTGCCCAAGAGCAAGATCATCGAGGTCGAGCTCACCGCCGAGGATGCCGCAACGCTGATCATGTCGGCCGGCGTGGTGCAGCCCGGCTCGGCACCCGACCCGAAGAAGGCGGCCGCGCTCGCGGGCATGGCCAATGCCGCGCGCATCGCCAATGCCTCCACGCTCCAGCCCGAGCCTGCGAAGGCGGAGTAG